The DNA window CAGCAGAAGCATTCTGAACAGCAGGAGAAACAAAATCAGCAGCGCGAACGCGAACAGCAGCAAGAGCTGCGGAGCAAGGTCGACCAACTGCTGCAGGTTGTCAACGCCGCCGCCGAGGGTGATCTTACTCAGGAAATCACCTTCACCGGAACCGACGCAGTCGGCGAGCTGGCGGCGGGACTGAAGCGGATGATCACTGACCTTCGCGACATTATTTCGCAGGTGGTCGATGGCGCCGCCCAGTTCACCGAAGGCTCCCGCGTGGTGGCGGAGAGCGCCCAGACGCTCGCCCAGGGAGCGCAGACGCAGAGTGCTTCGGTGGAAGAGATGAGCGCCTCGATTGAAGAGCTGATGCGGAGCATCAATGCGGTGCGCAGCAACGCCAGCGAGGCTAACAAAGTCGCCACCGAGACCAGCAGCCTGGCCGAAGAAGGCGGCTCCGCCGTGAAGAAGTCGATCGAAGCGATGGACCGGATCAAGGCCTCTTCCAGCCAGATCAGTGAGATCATCCAGGTGATTTCCGAGATCGCCAGCCAGACCAATCTGCTGGCCCTCAACGCCGCGATTGAAGCGGCCCGGGCCGGCGAACACGGTCTTGGCTTTGCGGTGGTCGCCGACGAAGTCCGCAAGCTGGCCGAACGTTCCAGCGAAGCCGCGAAAGAGATTTCCAACCTGATCAAGGAGTCGACTCATCGCGTCGACGAAGGCGCCAAGCTCAGCGAAAAGACGGGCGAGTCGCTTACCAAGATCATCCAGGGAGTCGGCGCCACCGCCCAGCGGATCGCCGAAATTGCCGACGCCACCGTCGAGCAATCCCAGAACGCGACCGAAGTTTCCAACGCCATCGGGCAGGTCTCGCAGGTCACCGAGCAGTCGGCGGCCGGCAGCGAAGAGATGGCCTCCAGCAGCGAAGAACTCGGTGCTCAAGCCTCCGCCCTGGGCGATCTGGTCTCCCGGTTCCGTCTCGAGAAGTAACCTTCTCACCTGCCTTCCCCCAGCGAGCCGGGTCCGCAACCGTTGCGGACCCGGCTCCCCGCCTGGTTCATTTTCCCGCCTTTTCCGGGGCGTCTCCGTCGATCTATGTCGGCGGGGCGTCCTCCCTTCGAAAGCATGCCCCGATGGCGACCACTCTTCCCACGGAAACGGTCAGCGATTCACAACTGACAAAGTTTGCGAATCTGATCTATCAGAAAACGGGGAACCGTTTCTCCTCGCAGAAAAAAACACTGCTAACCAATCGGCTGCGCCGGCGGCTGAAGGCGTCGGGAATCAGTGGGTTCGACGAATACTATCAATATTTGACAAAGCTCTCCCGCCGCCACGAAGAGTGGAACGAATTCCTGCAGGAAGTCACCACGCACGAAACCTATCTGTTTCGCGACTCCATGCAGTGGGACTGGTTTACACGACGCTATCTGCCTGCCCGGGTGTCCGGAGCTCGCCGCGGCGAACTCCCCAAAGAACTCAGTATCTGGTCGGCCGCCTGCAGTACGGGCGACGAGGCCTATACGATTGCCGCCTGTATTGCAGACAAGATCACAAGTGTCAGCGAGTGGAAGATCAACATTCTCGGAACCGATATCGGAACAGGAGCCCTGCAGCAGGCTGAGCAGGCCGACTTCAATGAGCGCGCCATGCGTCTGGTGCCGTCGCGACTGCAGGGACGTTTCTTCACGAAAACGAAGACTGGCAACTGGCGTCCGAAAGAGATGCTTACCCAGTGGACGCGTTTTCGCCAGCATAATCTGCTGGAGCCTTTACCAGGCATGCACTTTGACCTGGTGTTTGTGAAAAATGTGTTTATCTACTTTGACGCAGACTCCAAACGGAAAGCGTTTGAGAATATCAACAAAACACTCCGTTCCGGAGGACTGCTACTGTCGGGTCCCGCAGAAGGGATCACCGACCAGTTGCGAGATTACGATCGCGAAGAGCCCTGGCTGCATCGCAAACGCTAAGCCGAACCGCCAAACGAAGCGATAGCGTTTGATTCAAGTACGAAAGGGTGGATTCATGGAAGCCAAAACGACGGACTGGGACGAAGAGTTCCTTGCCGACATGCTGGGTGACTTTCTCGATGAGTCGCAGGGATACCTGTCAAATCTCAACGACAACCTGATGCGACTGGAGCAGATGGTCGCCGCCTGCCAGGATGATGAAACTCCCGAAGTGGATATCAAACTGCTCAGCGAAATGTTTCGCGATATTCATAGTCTGAAAGGACTATCAGCGATGCTGCAGCTGCGCAACATTAACGGCTTGACCCACAAAATTGAGAACGTTTTCGACGCCGCCCGCAATCGAATTCTGAACGTCACCCGCGAGGTGGTCGATCTTATTTTCGACGCTTTCGATGTTCTCACGTCGATGGTGAATCATCTGATCAATCCCCAGGGTGAAGAAGTGGACAGCGATCCCATCGAAGAACGCATTGAACAGCTGCTGCAGAATGCCGGCGTAATCCGGGAGACGGCTACGCTGGGGGAAATCGAAGCCGCCATCGCCGCCATCCAGCTGGATGACGCTCCGGCGCCCGCCGCACCGGAAACTGACGACGTGGAACAAAGCATCGTCGAACCTGCGGCCTCGGTCCCGCTTGAACCCGATGTCACAGGTCTCATGGCCGACAATCCCGTCGCCAACAGTGCAGAAGCTGATAGCTCGGTCGCTGGCAGTCCCGATGCGGACAGCGTCGGGGCTCTGGAAACGGAGCTGGTCGATCCGCTGGACGGTGTCTGCGATGAATCGGATATTGTTGACAAGTACTTGTCGATTTTTCTCGATGAAGCCGAGGAATCGCTCGACGCCATGAGCGACGAGTTGTTAAAAGAAAGCGAGGCCGATCTTGATACGGTGCTGGTGATTTGCCACCGCATCAAAGGGGCTGCCGCTTCGATCGGACTCAACCGCTCGGCCCGTCTGGCCCATATCATGGAAGACCTGCTGCAGGACCGCAAGGACTCCGGCCAGCAACTCACGCCGAACGCCTCCGATGCGCTCATGGCGGCGGTTGACGCCTTCCGAGATTTCCTTCAGGTGTTGCGCAGCGGCGCCCGTTCGCCCGACAAGTTCGCCGAAGCGTTCCTGAAGGTGCAACAAGCCCAACGGGAGTCTCCGGACGACACGACCCAGGCTGTCGCCAGCGAGGCGGAGGGAGACGTACCGGAAACGGTCGAGAACGCTTTCGAGAACGCAGGGGGATTGGCCCCGCCGACCGTCGACCTGGTTCCTGTGGAGGAAACGGCCGTCGAGGGATTGTCTGCGTTAAGTCCTGCCGAACTGAAGCAAATTGGCGCCGTTACGCCCAACGATCGTCCCGCATTGGCGGGACTGGCCGTGCTGCAGGCCCAGCTGCCGTTGGCGGATGTTAAAACTCGCCTCATTTTTGAACGCCTCGAAGGACTGGGAGACGTTTTCTTCCGCAGTCCCACCGACGAATCCCTGCGCAACGACGAAGAAGCATGCCGCATCGTTTTCGGCCTGGCGACCGATCATTCAGCCGCGGAAATTCGCCAGGGTATCGACTTTGAAGGCGTCGATTGTATCGCGATCGAATCGCTAGCCATTCCGGACGCCGCCCCGCTTCCAGCGTCCGCCGTCCAGACCCGTCCTGATGTTTTTGCTGCGTCGACAGCACCTGTCACAGAGACCGCCCTCGATATGGCGCCCACTCCTGTCGCAGCGGCGCCAGCTCCTGTCGTTGAGGCGCCAACTCCTGTCACTCCGGCGCCGAAACCTGTCGCCGCGGCGCCAAAACCTGTCACTCCGGCGACTAAACCTGTCGCTGCGGAGGCAAAGCCTGCCATCGCGAAAACTGGGCCGAATCCGCCGCGTCCGCCGGCCGCAACGTCGCCAGAAGGAGCGGGGGGATCGGGTGCGGAAGCGAATCGGAATAAACCGACCGAGACGGTGCGGGTCGATATTGATCGGCTGGATCATCTGATGAACCTCGCGGGGCAACTGGTGATCAACAAGGCCCGTTTTGGTCGAATCGGCGAGCAGCTCAAGGGGTTGGCTTCGCGCAAGCAGTCGACACAGAGTCTGGCGAATGTTTCCTCCATGCTGGACCGGCTTTCCTCTGATACCGACGCCATGGGCCGCCGGAACTCGGTCGATTCGTCCCAGATCCAGGGAATCCACAGCCACGTGGAACAGATCAAACGCGATCTGATGATTGTGCAAAGCGACATCGATCAGCTGCGCCAGGCCCGCACGCTGGTGAACGATCTCTCGGAGGCGGTCCATCAACTGGAGCGGGTTTCCGACGGCATCCAGCAGAGCGTGATGGACACCCGGATGGTCCCGATCGGGCCGCTGTTCGGCAGGTTCAAGCGGGTCATTCGCGACATTACCCGGGGCAACGGAAAGGATATCCAGCTGGTGATCCGGGGCGACAAGACCGAGCTGGATAAACGGATGATCGACGAGCTGGGCGACCCGCTGATCCACATGGTGCGGAACTCGGCCGATCATGGGATCGAAAGTCCCGAAGACCGCATCAAAGCCGGGAAACCGCCGCAGGGAACCGTGACGCTCGACGCTTTCCATCGCGGGAATCGGATTTTCGTCCGCGTCAAAGACGACGGTCGCGGCCTGGATCCGGAAAGGCTGATCAGCAAGGCGCTAAGCAAAGGTATTATCACGGCCGCCGAAGCGGAACGACTGTCGCCCCAGCAGGCTCTCCAGCTGGTCTGGGAGCCAGGCTTCAGCACGGCCGAACAAATTACTGAAGTCTCCGGCCGCGGCATGGGGATGGACATTGTCAAATCCAAGATTGAACAACTGAACGGGTCCGTGGAACTCGACAGTCAGGTCGGCGTCGGCGCCACGATCACCATCAAACTGCCGCTGACGATGGCGATCCTGCCGAGCCTGTTGACGGTCATCGCAGGCGACGTGTTCGCCATTCCGATGGAATCCGTGTCCGAAATTGTCCGCGTTTCGGGCGTAAACCTGACGACCGTTCATGGCCGGGAAACGGCCCGGGTGCGGGGACGCGTGGTCTCGGTGGTGGAGCTTTCCGGCCTGCTGCACTGGAACCGACCTGCCGCACGGAAACCGAAAGATGGGGAGAAAGACGGAGAGCACGGTCGGGCAGAACGGACGCTCGTCATTATCCGCACCGAAGACGACGAACTGGGCCTGGCCGTTGATCGCCTGCTGGGGGAAGAAGATATCGTCATCAAGTCGTTGGCGGAAAACTATCGGAACGTGGCAGGCATCGCCGGCGCTAGCATCCTGGGAGATGGGCGCGTCTCGCTCATTCTCGATGTGGCCGCTCTCGTTGAGATCGCCTGTCGCCCGACATCCAGCATGGCGGGAGCAATGTGATCCCGCTGCCCGGACTCGTTCAACTATCCGCGTTGCCTTTGCGAACCAAGAGAGACCTATGACCAGCCAGACTAGCGCCGCTCCGGCGAGCTTTACCGAACTGTTCAGCGCAGCCCTGCGCAGGGCGTCCGACGCCATGTGCCAGTGGACCAGCGGCCGCGTTTCGCTGGCCCTGGAGGAAGTGGTGAACGCCCCCCTGGAAGAAATTTCGGAGCGGATGCAGATTGCCGCCGATATGCTGGCCATGGTCGTGCTGGGCGTGGAAGGGGCCTCCGGGGCCGGGGGACAGTTTGTCCTGGCTTTCGATGAAGAGAACGGCCGCAAGCTGGCGGCCAGCCTGTTGCGGAGGAAGGTCGTCAACCAGCCGGAATGGACCGCCATCGAACGGTCAGCCGTCATGGAAACCGGCAACATTCTGGCTTCGGCCTATCTCAACGAACTCACCTTGCTACTGCAGATGGAGCTGACTCCGACGCCCCCTGAGTTTGTGCAGGACTTCGGCCCGAGCGTGCTGCAGCAGGCGCTGATGGCGCAGGCCATGTACAGCGACCAGATCCTGTTGTGCCAGACACGTTTTGAATTCGATCAGCAGGCGGTTAACTGGTCTGTCTTTTTTGCACCGAGTGTGGAGTTGATGCAGGCCATTCACGCGGCGTTGCAACCAGGATAACCGCCTGGCCTCCGCCCTGTGAACTCCTCAGACCACAAGACTACTATCGTAAAAGAACGGTCGTATGCAGTCCCTAACCAGCACCGAAACACCAGCGACCGTATTGGTCGGTATGTCGCAAATCGAGATCGTCAGCAACGGCGAGTCCGCCCGCGCCGTGTTGGGCTCTTGCATTGGACTGGTCCTGTACCATCCGCTGCGGCGAATCGGCGCCATGGCCCATATTGTTCTTCCCGACGGGAAGGATCGTTCTGGTCCGCCGGGGAAATTTGCCGACAGCGCCTACCCGGAAATGATGCGTCTGCTCGGACAGCACGGCGTGGGAAGAGTCGGCCTGGTCGCCAAGCTGGCAGGCGGGGCCAGCATGTTCGGCGGCGGCGGTCCGCTGCAGATTGGCGAAGCCAACTACTCCGCCGTGAAAGCCATTCTGCAGTCGGCCCAGGTGCCGATCACGGGTGAGCACGCACGCGGCGGCAAAGGCCGCCGAATCACCCTGGATAGTTCGACCGGTCAGGTGCAGGTCGAAATTGCAGGGAACCCGCCCGTTGTCTTGTAAGCAACCGCGATTCTCGATTTTCCAGGGACAGCATTCCGCGACGTACCTCTCGCCCTTGACTTGAACTCAGCGCCGGAGCGCTCCCTATCACCTTCAGGCAATTACAGCTATGCGTAAAACATTACTCATTGTCGACGACGCCATGATCATACGTGAAATGATCAAGGACGCAGTGGAACCCGAAAGCTGGGAGATCGTTGGCGAAGCCGCGAACGGGCAGGAAGCGATCATTAAATACCAGACACTGCGTCCCGATGCAGTCACGCTGGACCTGGTCATGCCGCGCTTCGACGGCCTGCACGCCCTCCGTGGGATTCGAGAATTTGATCCCCTCGCCCGCGTGCTGATCGTGAGCGCCATCAATCAGAAAGAGAAACTTACCGAAGCCCTGCGTTACGGGGCGGGCGACTTTATCGTCAAGCCGTTTGAAGCCCTCCGTTTGCGCACCGCGTTGACAAAGATTGTCGCGCGTATGGATTCCATGCCTGTCATTCTTCCCGCCGCCTCGTCCCCGCAATAAAGATTACCCGCCATGAACAAGACCAGCGGCCTTTCGCCCGCCAATAACGATATTCTGCTGGAAAGCGGAACCAACGAAGTTGAGATTCTCGTTTTCAAAGTAGGAGTTTTTCGCCTGGGGATTAATGTCGCCAAGGTGCGCGAGATCTTAACTTCGCAAAAGATTACCAAACTGCCGAAAGCACATCCTTCCGTTGTCGGATGTTTTCAACTGCGCGATGTGGTGGTTCCTTGCGTTTCTCTCCACCAGCGGCTGAACCAGGTCGCGAAGAATCCAACCGAATGCAAGTTGATTCTCGCCGAATTCAACCAGACCCAGACGGCGTTTATCGTCGATGAGGTCGATCGCATTCACCGGATCAGCTGGAGCGATATTCTGCCCGTACCTTCGGTCGTGGCCGACGCTGCTTCGCCCATTACAGCCGTATGTAATCTGGAAGGACGTCTCGTCACGCTGCTCGACTTCGAAACGATCACTTCAGAAATGAGCAACGAAGAGCAGCGCACGCAACAGATCGACAACACGCTTGCCGTCCCCCGGGCCGACTGTCGCTTGCTGGTCGTCGACGACTCGCCGACGGTCCGTGTCATTCTGGAAACCACGCTGAACGACAACGGCTATACGAACGTGACCTGCTTTGAGCATGGCGCCCAGGCCTGGGACTGGATCTCCCAGCGGCTGCGAGAAACGGGCGATGTGTCGCAGGTGGCGGATCTGGTGATTACTGATGTGGAAATGCCTTCGATGGATGGGTTGCATCTGACGCAGACCATCAAGCGGCATCCGCAACTGCATGGGCTCCCTGTGATTCTTTACTCGTCGATCCTGACGCCCGACAACCTGAAGAAAG is part of the Lignipirellula cremea genome and encodes:
- a CDS encoding CheR family methyltransferase, giving the protein MATTLPTETVSDSQLTKFANLIYQKTGNRFSSQKKTLLTNRLRRRLKASGISGFDEYYQYLTKLSRRHEEWNEFLQEVTTHETYLFRDSMQWDWFTRRYLPARVSGARRGELPKELSIWSAACSTGDEAYTIAACIADKITSVSEWKINILGTDIGTGALQQAEQADFNERAMRLVPSRLQGRFFTKTKTGNWRPKEMLTQWTRFRQHNLLEPLPGMHFDLVFVKNVFIYFDADSKRKAFENINKTLRSGGLLLSGPAEGITDQLRDYDREEPWLHRKR
- a CDS encoding chemotaxis protein CheA, which encodes MEAKTTDWDEEFLADMLGDFLDESQGYLSNLNDNLMRLEQMVAACQDDETPEVDIKLLSEMFRDIHSLKGLSAMLQLRNINGLTHKIENVFDAARNRILNVTREVVDLIFDAFDVLTSMVNHLINPQGEEVDSDPIEERIEQLLQNAGVIRETATLGEIEAAIAAIQLDDAPAPAAPETDDVEQSIVEPAASVPLEPDVTGLMADNPVANSAEADSSVAGSPDADSVGALETELVDPLDGVCDESDIVDKYLSIFLDEAEESLDAMSDELLKESEADLDTVLVICHRIKGAAASIGLNRSARLAHIMEDLLQDRKDSGQQLTPNASDALMAAVDAFRDFLQVLRSGARSPDKFAEAFLKVQQAQRESPDDTTQAVASEAEGDVPETVENAFENAGGLAPPTVDLVPVEETAVEGLSALSPAELKQIGAVTPNDRPALAGLAVLQAQLPLADVKTRLIFERLEGLGDVFFRSPTDESLRNDEEACRIVFGLATDHSAAEIRQGIDFEGVDCIAIESLAIPDAAPLPASAVQTRPDVFAASTAPVTETALDMAPTPVAAAPAPVVEAPTPVTPAPKPVAAAPKPVTPATKPVAAEAKPAIAKTGPNPPRPPAATSPEGAGGSGAEANRNKPTETVRVDIDRLDHLMNLAGQLVINKARFGRIGEQLKGLASRKQSTQSLANVSSMLDRLSSDTDAMGRRNSVDSSQIQGIHSHVEQIKRDLMIVQSDIDQLRQARTLVNDLSEAVHQLERVSDGIQQSVMDTRMVPIGPLFGRFKRVIRDITRGNGKDIQLVIRGDKTELDKRMIDELGDPLIHMVRNSADHGIESPEDRIKAGKPPQGTVTLDAFHRGNRIFVRVKDDGRGLDPERLISKALSKGIITAAEAERLSPQQALQLVWEPGFSTAEQITEVSGRGMGMDIVKSKIEQLNGSVELDSQVGVGATITIKLPLTMAILPSLLTVIAGDVFAIPMESVSEIVRVSGVNLTTVHGRETARVRGRVVSVVELSGLLHWNRPAARKPKDGEKDGEHGRAERTLVIIRTEDDELGLAVDRLLGEEDIVIKSLAENYRNVAGIAGASILGDGRVSLILDVAALVEIACRPTSSMAGAM
- a CDS encoding chemotaxis protein CheC, producing MTSQTSAAPASFTELFSAALRRASDAMCQWTSGRVSLALEEVVNAPLEEISERMQIAADMLAMVVLGVEGASGAGGQFVLAFDEENGRKLAASLLRRKVVNQPEWTAIERSAVMETGNILASAYLNELTLLLQMELTPTPPEFVQDFGPSVLQQALMAQAMYSDQILLCQTRFEFDQQAVNWSVFFAPSVELMQAIHAALQPG
- a CDS encoding chemotaxis protein CheD encodes the protein MQSLTSTETPATVLVGMSQIEIVSNGESARAVLGSCIGLVLYHPLRRIGAMAHIVLPDGKDRSGPPGKFADSAYPEMMRLLGQHGVGRVGLVAKLAGGASMFGGGGPLQIGEANYSAVKAILQSAQVPITGEHARGGKGRRITLDSSTGQVQVEIAGNPPVVL
- a CDS encoding response regulator yields the protein MRKTLLIVDDAMIIREMIKDAVEPESWEIVGEAANGQEAIIKYQTLRPDAVTLDLVMPRFDGLHALRGIREFDPLARVLIVSAINQKEKLTEALRYGAGDFIVKPFEALRLRTALTKIVARMDSMPVILPAASSPQ
- a CDS encoding chemotaxis protein, whose protein sequence is MNKTSGLSPANNDILLESGTNEVEILVFKVGVFRLGINVAKVREILTSQKITKLPKAHPSVVGCFQLRDVVVPCVSLHQRLNQVAKNPTECKLILAEFNQTQTAFIVDEVDRIHRISWSDILPVPSVVADAASPITAVCNLEGRLVTLLDFETITSEMSNEEQRTQQIDNTLAVPRADCRLLVVDDSPTVRVILETTLNDNGYTNVTCFEHGAQAWDWISQRLRETGDVSQVADLVITDVEMPSMDGLHLTQTIKRHPQLHGLPVILYSSILTPDNLKKGRSVGADAQLTKRDPSKVVALADELLSKRIRGAAAAAPHPAASELQACLS